One part of the Humulus lupulus chromosome 9, drHumLupu1.1, whole genome shotgun sequence genome encodes these proteins:
- the LOC133802637 gene encoding DEAD-box ATP-dependent RNA helicase 1 isoform X1 produces MAEQQEKKQSKVPILPWMRSPVDVTLVEESPLGLVPCLDPRLMKALQKMGFSSLFPVQVAVWQETIGPGAFERDLCVNSPTGSGKTLAYALPIVQALSTRAVKCLRALVVLPTRDLALQVKEVFSAIAPAVGLSVGLAVGQSSIADEISELIKRPKLEAGICYDPEDFSPGLQSSVDILVATPGRLMDHINSTKGFTLEHLCYLVVDETDRLLREAYQSWLPTVLQMTRYDEGFFPRAPTFLPFSLGSLKTIRRSGVERGFKGKPYPRLVKMILSATLTQDPSKLAQLDLHHPLFLTTGKTRYQFPEKLESFKLICETKDKPLYLVALLQKLEGEKCIVFTSSVESTHRLCTLLNFFDDLPFKIKEYSGLQRQSVRSKALKGFREGEIQVLVSSDAMTRGMDVEGVKNVINYDMPAYIKTYIHRAGRTARAGQAGRCFTLLRKEETDFFRSQIKHFKKLLQKADDNSCPVYTITSSSVESMHSIYTSALEKLKETVELEASQKRKVGFKSSKTAAGKTSETHSSKE; encoded by the exons ATGGCCGAGCAGCAAGAGAAAAAGCAAAGCAAAGTGCCGATACTACCATGGATGCGAAGCCCGGTGGATGTCACTCTCGTCGAGGAATCACCACTCGGTCTGGTCCCTTGCCTCGACCCCAG ATTAATGAAAGCTTTGCAAAAAATGGGCTTCTCCTCGCTCTTTCCAGTTCAAGTGGCAGTTTGGCAAGAGACAATTGGGCCTGGTGCTTTTGAACGTGACCTGTGTGTTAATTCACCAACTGGGAGTGGAAAGACTCTAGCTTATGCTTTGCCAATAGTGCAAGCCCTCTCAACCCGTGCTGTCAAGTGTTTGCGAGCCTTGGTTGTGTTGCCTACTCGTGATTTGGCCTTGCAG GTCAAAGAGGTTTTTTCTGCTATTGCACCTGCAGTGGGATTATCTGTTGGTTTGGCAGTCGGTCAGTCCTCCATTGCGGATGAAATATCTGAACTAATCAAGAGACCTAAGCTTGAGGCTGGCATTTGTTATGATCCAGAGGATTTTTCTCCTGGATTGCAAAGTTCAGTGGACATATTGGTGGCGACCCCTGGAAGGCTGATGGACCATATTAATTCAACTAAGGGGTTTACGCTTGAGCATCTTTGCTACCTT GTTGTTGATGAAACAGATCGACTACTCAGGGAGGCATATCAGTCTTGGCTGCCTACTGTGCTCCAGATGACTAGATATGATGAAGGTTTCTTTCCTCGTGCTCCCACTTTTCTCCCTTTTTCACTTGGTTCATTAAAAACCATTAGAAGATC GGGTGTCGAGAGGGGATTTAAGGGTAAACCTTATCCCAGGCTTGTGAAGATGATTCTTTCTGCTACTCTGACCCAGGATCCAAGCAAGCTAGCTCAGCTTGATCTACATCACCCTTTGTTCTTGACAACAGGAAAAACTCGTTACCAATTTCCTGAAAAATTAGAGTCATTCAAATTG ATTTGTGAAACAAAAGACAAACCTTTATACTTGGTTGCTCTTCTGCAAAAGTTAGAAGGAGAGAAGTGCATAGTTTTTACATCATCTGTGGAGTCAACTCATCGTCTATGCACCTTACTAAATTTTTTTGATGATCTGCCATTTAAGATAAAGGAGTATTCGGGTCTTCAACGTCAGTCCGTAAGAAG TAAAGCATTGAAAGGATTCCGGGAAGGAGAGATTCAAGTACTTGTTTCATCTGATGCAATGACTCGTGGGATGGATGTTGAAGGGGTGAAAAATGTGATTAATTATGATATGCCTGCATATATAAAAACTTACATTCATCGGGCAGGTCGGACTGCTAGAGCAGGTCAGGCTGGACGTTGCTTTACTTTGTTGCGTAAAGAAGAG actGATTTTTTTCGGTCTCAGATCAAGCATTTCAAGAAGCTGTTGCAGAAAGCAGATGATAATTCTTGCCCTGTTTACACAATTACTTCAAGTTCTGTTGAATCAATGCACTCAATTTATACTTCTG CCCTCGAAAAATTGAAAGAGACAGTTGAGTTAGAAGCATCACAGAAGCGCAAAGTTGGATTCAAGTCTTCTAAAACAGCAGCAGGGAAAACAAGCGAAACACACTCCTCCAAGGAATAA
- the LOC133802637 gene encoding DEAD-box ATP-dependent RNA helicase 1 isoform X2, with amino-acid sequence MAEQQEKKQSKVPILPWMRSPVDVTLVEESPLGLVPCLDPRLMKALQKMGFSSLFPVQVAVWQETIGPGAFERDLCVNSPTGSGKTLAYALPIVQALSTRAVKCLRALVVLPTRDLALQVKEVFSAIAPAVGLSVGLAVGQSSIADEISELIKRPKLEAGICYDPEDFSPGLQSSVDILVATPGRLMDHINSTKGFTLEHLCYLVVDETDRLLREAYQSWLPTVLQMTRYDEGFFPRAPTFLPFSLGSLKTIRRSGVERGFKGKPYPRLVKMILSATLTQDPSKLAQLDLHHPLFLTTGKTRYQFPEKLESFKLICETKDKPLYLVALLQKLEGEKCIVFTSSVESTHRLCTLLNFFDDLPFKIKEYSGLQRQSVRSKALKGFREGEIQVLVSSDAMTRGMDVEGVKNVINYDMPAYIKTYIHRAGRTARAGQAGRCFTLLRKEEIKHFKKLLQKADDNSCPVYTITSSSVESMHSIYTSALEKLKETVELEASQKRKVGFKSSKTAAGKTSETHSSKE; translated from the exons ATGGCCGAGCAGCAAGAGAAAAAGCAAAGCAAAGTGCCGATACTACCATGGATGCGAAGCCCGGTGGATGTCACTCTCGTCGAGGAATCACCACTCGGTCTGGTCCCTTGCCTCGACCCCAG ATTAATGAAAGCTTTGCAAAAAATGGGCTTCTCCTCGCTCTTTCCAGTTCAAGTGGCAGTTTGGCAAGAGACAATTGGGCCTGGTGCTTTTGAACGTGACCTGTGTGTTAATTCACCAACTGGGAGTGGAAAGACTCTAGCTTATGCTTTGCCAATAGTGCAAGCCCTCTCAACCCGTGCTGTCAAGTGTTTGCGAGCCTTGGTTGTGTTGCCTACTCGTGATTTGGCCTTGCAG GTCAAAGAGGTTTTTTCTGCTATTGCACCTGCAGTGGGATTATCTGTTGGTTTGGCAGTCGGTCAGTCCTCCATTGCGGATGAAATATCTGAACTAATCAAGAGACCTAAGCTTGAGGCTGGCATTTGTTATGATCCAGAGGATTTTTCTCCTGGATTGCAAAGTTCAGTGGACATATTGGTGGCGACCCCTGGAAGGCTGATGGACCATATTAATTCAACTAAGGGGTTTACGCTTGAGCATCTTTGCTACCTT GTTGTTGATGAAACAGATCGACTACTCAGGGAGGCATATCAGTCTTGGCTGCCTACTGTGCTCCAGATGACTAGATATGATGAAGGTTTCTTTCCTCGTGCTCCCACTTTTCTCCCTTTTTCACTTGGTTCATTAAAAACCATTAGAAGATC GGGTGTCGAGAGGGGATTTAAGGGTAAACCTTATCCCAGGCTTGTGAAGATGATTCTTTCTGCTACTCTGACCCAGGATCCAAGCAAGCTAGCTCAGCTTGATCTACATCACCCTTTGTTCTTGACAACAGGAAAAACTCGTTACCAATTTCCTGAAAAATTAGAGTCATTCAAATTG ATTTGTGAAACAAAAGACAAACCTTTATACTTGGTTGCTCTTCTGCAAAAGTTAGAAGGAGAGAAGTGCATAGTTTTTACATCATCTGTGGAGTCAACTCATCGTCTATGCACCTTACTAAATTTTTTTGATGATCTGCCATTTAAGATAAAGGAGTATTCGGGTCTTCAACGTCAGTCCGTAAGAAG TAAAGCATTGAAAGGATTCCGGGAAGGAGAGATTCAAGTACTTGTTTCATCTGATGCAATGACTCGTGGGATGGATGTTGAAGGGGTGAAAAATGTGATTAATTATGATATGCCTGCATATATAAAAACTTACATTCATCGGGCAGGTCGGACTGCTAGAGCAGGTCAGGCTGGACGTTGCTTTACTTTGTTGCGTAAAGAAGAG ATCAAGCATTTCAAGAAGCTGTTGCAGAAAGCAGATGATAATTCTTGCCCTGTTTACACAATTACTTCAAGTTCTGTTGAATCAATGCACTCAATTTATACTTCTG CCCTCGAAAAATTGAAAGAGACAGTTGAGTTAGAAGCATCACAGAAGCGCAAAGTTGGATTCAAGTCTTCTAAAACAGCAGCAGGGAAAACAAGCGAAACACACTCCTCCAAGGAATAA